GACGGGCGGGGGGGATGTGTTGCCGCCGGTTGAGACGTAGGTGATCGAGATCGTCGTGACCTGCCCGTCTTTGATCGCCAGCATCATGCTGGGGTATTGCGGCTGGGCGCTGCTGGTGGTGTCGGGGGTGATGACATAATTGCCCACCGCGAGGTCGCTGATGGTCGTCGTGCCGTCACTCAGGCTGGTGCTGTAGCTGGTGGCTCCATTGAGCTGGGCGATGGCACTCTGGCCGTTCAGCCCACTCACCTGAATCCGGAGGGTGCCCGTTCCAACCGTCGGTGTCGGGGGCGTCGGCACACCGCCACTGCTGGCTGGCGGGCTAAACGTCAGCGTCGCACTCCCCATCAGGCCGGGCGTGATGTCCAAGGTCATCGACGGTGCACTGTAGGTGATCCCGCCGACGTTGACGCTGGTGCCACTGATCACATAGCTGCCGGGGAGCAGACCATGCACGTCGTAGCCGCCCGAGCTCAGGTTCGGCTGCGTCGCGTTCGAGGGCCCCCGCACCGACACACTGGTCTTCCGGCCGTTCGGCAACCCTATGACATTCAGCACGAACCCGCCTGTCGTCACTTCGTATTTGGCCTGCAGGTAAATGGTGCCGAAGGTATCAAACAACTTCGCCGGGCTGCCGCCAATCAGCGGTGTGTACTGCTCGCCTCCGGCGGTGATGGTGTTGGCGGTCAACGAATACTCGCCCGGCTTCACCGGCGCGTAGTCGGTACTGACGGTCGGATGCTGTCCATCGACTGCTGCATCCGGGCCATGCACGGTGACGTCGGCCGTGGCGCCGCTCGGCTCGCCCAGCACTGTGACTTTGACCTTGGCCTCGTTCGGAATCACCAGGCCCATTTCGGTGCAGCCCAGGACGCGCGTGATCTTGGGCGTCCGCAGGCCGATCAGGGCCGCGTCGTCGATACGGGTCGACTGATCCACCGCGATGGGCAGCAGGCCATTCAGCGTGAGCTTCCCACTGGGCGTGTTGATGATGGCGGCAGGGGTGCCTGCCGGATTGCGCACCAGATGCCCGTTCTCGTCCGTGTACAGGTACGCCCAGCTTAGGCCGGACGCGCTGCCGAGGTTGGTGGTGCGGCCCTGGAAGTGCCGCAGGATCGACCCGCTGGACAGGTCGATTTTCAGGTTGTGGGCCGGGTACGCCAGGATGTCACCGTTGCTGGGCAGCCCGGTGGGACAGTCCACGACCCAGGTGTTGGCGTCAGGATGCCCCACGATGTGCTCGACCTTCGACACGCCGTTGGCGGCCACCATCAGCAGGTCGTCGCCGGTGTGTGCCTGGAGGTCAGGAATCGTCAGGGTCGTCTGGGCATGAATGTCCTGCTGGAGCGGCACATACGTCATGCCGCCTGTCAGCATCACCGCTTCGAAGGCCTGACTGGTGCCGGTGACGAAGCCGCCGAAGCCGCCCGGTCCAGTGGTCCGGAACTGCTCCTGCATCATCTGGACCAGCTGGGTGACGTGGATCATGGCGGTCGCG
The sequence above is drawn from the Deinococcus ruber genome and encodes:
- a CDS encoding prepilin-type N-terminal cleavage/methylation domain-containing protein, encoding MNHPPPSPARTRRQRGFTLIEVLIASVLGVLIITALVAFLPKGVSQAASRSTDATAMIHVTQLVQMMQEQFRTTGPGGFGGFVTGTSQAFEAVMLTGGMTYVPLQQDIHAQTTLTIPDLQAHTGDDLLMVAANGVSKVEHIVGHPDANTWVVDCPTGLPSNGDILAYPAHNLKIDLSSGSILRHFQGRTTNLGSASGLSWAYLYTDENGHLVRNPAGTPAAIINTPSGKLTLNGLLPIAVDQSTRIDDAALIGLRTPKITRVLGCTEMGLVIPNEAKVKVTVLGEPSGATADVTVHGPDAAVDGQHPTVSTDYAPVKPGEYSLTANTITAGGEQYTPLIGGSPAKLFDTFGTIYLQAKYEVTTGGFVLNVIGLPNGRKTSVSVRGPSNATQPNLSSGGYDVHGLLPGSYVISGTSVNVGGITYSAPSMTLDITPGLMGSATLTFSPPASSGGVPTPPTPTVGTGTLRIQVSGLNGQSAIAQLNGATSYSTSLSDGTTTISDLAVGNYVITPDTTSSAQPQYPSMMLAIKDGQVTTISITYVSTGGNTSPPPVNSDVGSLMINVNGLEGHEAQATLSGPSNLNLTLADGTVRVDYLPVGDYTLLPRNSGSYAPLQTSYSIHISKDQLQTVSVTYRNTAPKGNIILHVIGLPLSTNTVVKVTGPATVQMNSSSTITDAFGNNIPTGTYSVVAPNAVNANGVMVTPGVSPGQSFVLHDGDHLTVTVNYVGNSNGGGSSGEPPDPKEAADCRPGYSKAYCADPRNNLQSMAPGYHPDFDTGSDPPTNMDGSPAEHEPPSADGSSGGGSNTGGNAGGGGTSGGGDTGGGTSGGGDTGGGTSGGGDAGGGTSGGGDTGGGSSGGGGGPVLDPGCGGANPC